A section of the Streptomyces sp. CG1 genome encodes:
- a CDS encoding tetratricopeptide repeat protein, producing the protein MAASAGQATLVLVRGESCTGKTRDAFEAIRACLKDWQLVFPKNARRLLALLDANRVASRTVLWLNEAQNFLAGTDGEEAAAALHSQLEQPGPVVILGTLWPEYHRTLTATPEPGKDAHSNARALLNQVKPVDVPAFFTTTALRNSLVHRDRSLATAMSTSTGGRITQTLAAGPQLVDHYQQATSHSPYGHAVITTAMDARRLGHTSPLPAALLKAAAPGYLTEQQRAAADPDTWFAHALDYAREKVKGVVAALEPVANPDGMGALPDIYHLSDYLDHHARTIRDDAFPPDSFWTAAREHAASTADLEALAEAADQRGQYRIAADLYQRAADAGGTGALSELAWRRGRAGDLEGAEQLYQRAIDMGALSELAQLRQRAGDLDGAEPLAQQAVDAGDTGPLVELAWRRGEAGDLDGAERLAQRAADAGNINALVRLAQRREEAGDLDGAERLAQRAADIGGRDALVRLARLRERAGDTEGAKRWRRFGLGAGGSPAQPW; encoded by the coding sequence CGTGCGCGGAGAGTCCTGCACGGGCAAGACCCGCGACGCCTTCGAAGCCATCCGCGCCTGTCTGAAGGACTGGCAGCTGGTCTTCCCGAAGAACGCCAGGAGGCTCCTCGCCCTGCTTGATGCCAACCGCGTCGCTTCGCGCACCGTCCTGTGGCTCAACGAAGCCCAGAATTTCCTCGCCGGGACCGACGGAGAGGAGGCCGCCGCCGCATTGCACAGCCAACTGGAGCAACCCGGACCGGTCGTGATCCTGGGCACGTTGTGGCCCGAGTACCACCGCACCCTGACCGCTACACCGGAGCCCGGCAAGGACGCGCACTCGAACGCCCGTGCCCTGCTGAACCAGGTCAAACCGGTCGACGTTCCGGCGTTCTTCACCACCACGGCCCTGCGAAACTCGCTTGTCCACCGCGACCGATCGCTGGCCACGGCCATGAGCACGAGCACCGGCGGGAGGATCACTCAGACTCTCGCGGCAGGCCCGCAACTGGTCGATCACTACCAACAGGCCACCAGCCACAGCCCCTACGGCCACGCCGTCATCACCACAGCCATGGACGCCCGCCGCCTCGGCCACACCTCACCCCTGCCGGCCGCACTCCTCAAGGCCGCTGCCCCTGGCTACCTGACCGAGCAACAGCGCGCCGCCGCGGACCCCGACACATGGTTCGCCCATGCTCTCGACTATGCGCGGGAGAAGGTCAAGGGCGTGGTTGCAGCCCTGGAACCCGTAGCCAACCCGGATGGCATGGGCGCCCTCCCAGACATCTACCACCTGAGCGACTACCTCGACCACCACGCACGCACCATCCGCGACGACGCCTTCCCGCCGGACTCCTTCTGGACCGCGGCCCGGGAGCACGCAGCCAGCACAGCAGACCTGGAGGCCCTGGCCGAAGCGGCCGATCAACGGGGCCAATACCGCATCGCGGCAGACTTGTACCAGCGGGCCGCCGACGCCGGGGGCACGGGCGCCCTGTCGGAGCTGGCCTGGCGGCGCGGGCGGGCCGGCGATCTCGAAGGCGCGGAACAGCTGTACCAGCGAGCCATCGACATGGGTGCCTTGTCGGAGCTGGCGCAGCTGCGCCAGCGGGCCGGGGATCTCGACGGCGCGGAACCACTCGCCCAGCAGGCCGTCGACGCCGGCGACACGGGTCCCTTGGTGGAGCTGGCGTGGCGGCGCGGGGAGGCTGGGGATCTGGACGGCGCGGAACGACTCGCCCAGCGAGCCGCCGATGCCGGAAACATCAACGCCCTGGTGCGGCTGGCACAGCGACGCGAGGAGGCTGGGGATCTCGACGGCGCGGAACGACTGGCCCAGCGAGCCGCCGATATCGGAGGCAGGGACGCCCTGGTGCGGCTGGCGCGGCTACGCGAGCGGGCCGGAGACACCGAAGGCGCGAAACGGTGGAGGCGATTCGGTCTGGGAGCTGGCGGTTCCCCAGCTCAGCCGTGGTAG